One window from the genome of Desulfovibrio psychrotolerans encodes:
- a CDS encoding heavy-metal-associated domain-containing protein, which produces MPSINVQGMTCNHCKASVTEAVSKVPGVASVNVDLLKGEASWTENAPVDKAKVREAIINIGFEVPD; this is translated from the coding sequence ATGCCCTCCATTAACGTACAAGGCATGACCTGCAACCACTGCAAGGCATCCGTGACAGAGGCTGTCTCCAAGGTTCCTGGAGTTGCCTCCGTGAATGTGGACCTGCTCAAAGGCGAAGCGTCATGGACTGAAAACGCCCCTGTGGACAAGGCCAAAGTCCGTGAAGCCATAATCAACATCGGCTTTGAAGTGCCGGATTAA
- a CDS encoding UTP--glucose-1-phosphate uridylyltransferase, which translates to MSHNATLLRPMRPHTAAVPHQTTATSLPAAGKDPFTLFAEKMAAQGLSHQLITLFHSYYEEILRNHTGMIADADILPVGREDLPCISSLAQYAARGRAEAAHAVVIKLNGGLGTGMGMTYAKSLIPVRNGLTFLEIIVHQTEALQSTLGAQIPLALMNSFSTDEDTRASLQAMQATHVLPYCFTQHKFPKVDRATLLPAAYPENPELEWNPPGHGDLFSALALSGVLDALLRQGRRYAFISNSDNLGATLDPRLLGYIAAEGIPFLMEVAPRTVSDRKGGHLARTASGGLVLRELAQCPPEDLDKFQNIERYGLFNTNNIWIDLRTLREHIRRHGLLRLPMILNPKTVNPRDMHSPKVYQVESAMGSAISCFPGARAVRTSRERFLPVKSCSDLLAVMSDCFVMKRDATLLPNPARLLPPIVIELDKAHFGTIEGLEAHFPHGTPSLAACRSLTVQGDVTFGADITVVGDVVIRNYSPLPVRLPAGMRIDHDILIEE; encoded by the coding sequence ATGAGCCACAACGCCACCCTTCTCCGCCCCATGCGGCCACACACCGCAGCCGTGCCGCACCAGACCACTGCGACCTCCCTTCCCGCAGCCGGAAAAGATCCCTTCACCCTCTTTGCGGAAAAAATGGCCGCACAGGGTCTTTCGCACCAGCTCATCACGCTGTTCCATTCCTATTACGAAGAAATCCTCCGCAACCATACCGGCATGATTGCCGATGCAGACATCCTGCCCGTCGGCAGGGAAGATCTGCCCTGCATATCCTCTCTGGCCCAGTATGCTGCACGGGGCCGGGCGGAAGCGGCACACGCCGTGGTCATCAAGCTGAACGGCGGACTGGGAACCGGCATGGGCATGACCTACGCCAAATCGCTCATCCCCGTTCGCAACGGGCTGACATTCCTTGAAATCATCGTCCATCAGACGGAAGCCCTGCAAAGCACGCTGGGTGCGCAAATACCCTTGGCCCTGATGAACAGCTTCAGCACGGACGAAGACACCCGAGCCTCCCTTCAGGCCATGCAGGCAACCCATGTGCTGCCTTATTGCTTCACCCAGCACAAATTCCCCAAGGTAGACCGCGCCACGCTGCTCCCCGCCGCCTATCCGGAAAACCCGGAACTGGAATGGAACCCGCCGGGCCACGGCGACCTTTTTTCCGCCCTTGCCCTTTCCGGCGTGCTGGACGCTCTGCTCAGGCAGGGCCGCCGCTACGCCTTTATTTCAAACTCCGACAATCTTGGGGCCACGCTGGACCCGCGCCTGCTGGGCTACATCGCTGCCGAGGGCATACCCTTCCTCATGGAAGTAGCCCCCCGCACCGTCTCCGACCGCAAGGGCGGCCACTTGGCCCGAACGGCGTCAGGAGGCCTTGTCCTGCGCGAACTGGCCCAATGCCCGCCTGAGGATCTGGATAAGTTTCAAAATATTGAACGGTACGGACTGTTCAATACCAACAATATCTGGATAGACCTGCGCACCCTGCGAGAGCATATCCGCCGTCACGGGCTGCTCAGGCTCCCCATGATTCTGAATCCCAAGACCGTGAACCCCAGAGACATGCATTCCCCCAAGGTCTATCAGGTAGAAAGCGCCATGGGTTCTGCCATTTCGTGCTTTCCCGGCGCACGCGCAGTGCGGACATCGCGTGAACGCTTTCTTCCGGTCAAGTCCTGCTCAGACCTGCTGGCTGTCATGTCCGACTGCTTTGTCATGAAGCGCGATGCCACCCTGCTGCCCAACCCCGCCCGTCTGCTGCCCCCCATTGTCATCGAACTGGACAAGGCCCATTTCGGAACCATTGAGGGGCTGGAAGCACATTTCCCGCACGGCACCCCTTCGCTGGCGGCATGCCGCTCCCTGACCGTGCAGGGCGATGTAACCTTTGGTGCAGACATTACGGTGGTTGGCGATGTGGTCATCCGCAACTATTCGCCCCTGCCCGTGCGCCTGCCCGCAGGCATGCGCATAGACCACGACATACTCATCGAGGAATAA
- a CDS encoding tetratricopeptide repeat protein, which yields MTFEGRSGVFSTKGNSWIGSGTTKRKVVSRRFWFCFEMPGGGAWKVQPLTSNLVPVGTPRQVEAQEFAASYKHEPDFYVDPNRIISLMPEEDRPQAAGRPEPVAGAESDIDAERRINAEAQAAMRLREVERLENEARADYGMGLTFFRAGNTRKAMEIFSSIAERDIAWQPEHKHMFCEFGTGLRKTRLLDVALKHYFKALEMAPEDEHLHHNIARVYYEQNKYDNCRQWLEKSLEINPELTPSQQFLSFLRKTGKLPSPRV from the coding sequence ATGACGTTTGAAGGAAGAAGTGGAGTTTTCTCCACAAAGGGAAACAGTTGGATAGGGTCCGGAACGACCAAACGCAAGGTGGTTTCGCGGCGCTTCTGGTTCTGCTTTGAAATGCCGGGAGGCGGTGCATGGAAGGTGCAGCCCCTGACCAGCAATCTGGTTCCTGTGGGAACGCCGCGGCAGGTGGAAGCGCAGGAGTTTGCCGCCTCCTACAAGCATGAGCCTGATTTTTATGTTGATCCGAACAGGATTATATCGCTTATGCCGGAAGAGGACCGCCCCCAGGCGGCAGGACGGCCCGAGCCGGTTGCCGGAGCGGAAAGCGATATCGATGCGGAAAGGCGTATCAACGCAGAAGCGCAGGCTGCCATGCGGCTGCGCGAGGTGGAACGGCTTGAAAACGAGGCCCGTGCAGACTACGGCATGGGGTTGACGTTTTTCAGGGCGGGGAATACCCGCAAGGCCATGGAGATTTTTTCTTCCATTGCGGAGCGTGATATTGCATGGCAGCCGGAGCACAAGCACATGTTCTGCGAATTCGGCACCGGGTTGCGCAAGACGCGGCTTTTGGATGTGGCGCTGAAGCATTATTTCAAGGCGTTGGAGATGGCGCCTGAAGATGAGCACCTGCATCACAATATTGCACGCGTGTATTATGAACAGAATAAATACGACAATTGCAGGCAGTGGCTCGAGAAGTCGCTGGAAATAAACCCGGAACTTACGCCCTCCCAGCAGTTTCTGAGCTTTCTCAGAAAAACGGGCAAGCTGCCTTCTCCCAGAGTGTAG
- a CDS encoding rubrerythrin family protein, translating into MSKTLNNLMEAFAGESQANRKYLAYAKQAEKEGLPQVAKLFRAAADAETIHAHGHLRNAGKIGDTLSNLKDAIAGETHEFESMYPAMIADAEAEGNKVAARYFTFANKAEQVHATLYKKMLETMENPVDVDYYNCSVCGYTHEGAFEGDKCPICGAAPKAFYKVD; encoded by the coding sequence ATGAGCAAGACCCTCAACAATCTGATGGAAGCATTCGCAGGCGAATCTCAGGCCAACCGCAAGTACCTTGCCTACGCAAAGCAGGCAGAAAAGGAAGGCCTTCCTCAGGTTGCAAAGCTCTTCCGGGCAGCAGCGGACGCAGAAACCATCCACGCTCACGGCCACCTGCGCAACGCGGGAAAGATAGGCGACACCCTGTCCAACCTCAAGGACGCCATCGCCGGTGAAACCCATGAGTTCGAGAGCATGTACCCCGCCATGATCGCCGATGCGGAAGCCGAAGGCAACAAGGTGGCAGCACGCTACTTCACCTTTGCCAACAAGGCGGAGCAGGTACATGCCACCCTGTACAAGAAAATGCTCGAAACTATGGAAAACCCCGTGGATGTGGATTACTACAATTGCTCTGTATGCGGATACACCCATGAAGGAGCCTTCGAGGGTGACAAATGCCCCATCTGCGGTGCCGCTCCCAAGGCCTTCTACAAGGTTGACTAG
- a CDS encoding AMIN domain-containing protein: MNKNVAMLLLSVVLLAMILIVINQWAFSPTQPPQSGADFSDILKKSPVVKVPDDAPGVRVAVPEGGMQGGNASAAALSAQGLAGAAGGMGQEAPGMSEVPRESAALSAAQDGAVTASPGISGGAGTSVSPAVPATSGTGEAAGGVVAKKPESKPQQPEQKVAPKPAVKPADPTPAAQAQVKTLAVNELQAVSFSAAGVLEVRAAGAFGYKVFRLKQPERIVVDITGNFGKLVNPVVKPNSMITGVRVAKHENSVRIVMDIAGHNERTWTAAQPAGNRLAVTLK, translated from the coding sequence ATGAACAAGAATGTCGCCATGCTTCTCCTTTCTGTGGTGTTGCTGGCCATGATTCTGATCGTGATCAACCAGTGGGCGTTCAGCCCGACGCAGCCGCCTCAGAGCGGTGCTGATTTTTCTGATATCCTGAAGAAGTCGCCGGTGGTGAAAGTGCCGGATGACGCCCCCGGGGTGCGGGTGGCTGTGCCGGAAGGGGGCATGCAGGGCGGTAATGCTTCGGCTGCGGCCTTGTCGGCTCAAGGCCTTGCGGGCGCGGCAGGTGGAATGGGGCAGGAGGCACCGGGTATGTCTGAGGTGCCGCGCGAATCAGCTGCCTTGTCCGCAGCGCAGGACGGGGCCGTAACTGCCTCCCCCGGTATTTCCGGAGGGGCAGGCACTTCCGTGTCTCCCGCTGTTCCGGCAACTTCCGGTACAGGAGAAGCCGCAGGGGGTGTGGTGGCAAAGAAGCCGGAAAGCAAACCGCAGCAGCCTGAACAGAAGGTGGCTCCCAAGCCCGCAGTGAAACCTGCTGACCCCACGCCGGCAGCGCAGGCTCAGGTAAAGACTTTGGCGGTGAATGAACTGCAGGCAGTGAGCTTCAGTGCCGCCGGTGTGCTGGAGGTGCGTGCCGCAGGTGCCTTTGGCTACAAGGTGTTCCGGCTTAAGCAGCCGGAGCGTATTGTGGTGGATATTACCGGCAACTTCGGCAAGCTGGTTAACCCCGTGGTGAAGCCCAATTCCATGATAACGGGGGTGCGTGTTGCCAAGCACGAAAACAGTGTGCGTATTGTCATGGACATAGCCGGGCACAACGAGCGGACATGGACAGCCGCACAGCCTGCGGGTAACAGGCTGGCCGTGACGCTCAAATAG
- a CDS encoding UbiD family decarboxylase: MRYKNMQQLLADLERTGQLIRVTQEVDPYLEVAEIQRRAYRAKAPAILFTRVKGTTFPMVCNVFGTMERTRWIFRDSLRALEGVFALKVNPFDFFKQPWRYAGVPRAVYSTMPKKVRTGPVMEAETTVSKLPQLYSWPMDGGGYVTLPQVYTESPDKPGFMSSNIGMYRVQLTGPSFETDKEVGLHYQIHRGIGYHHAEALRRGQPLKVNVFVGGPPAMTLAAIMPLPEGIAEILFAGALAGFRIPMIHRPGELPMLAEADFCICGTVHPGEQKPEGPFGDHLGYYSLAHDFPLMRVDAVYHRKDAVWPFTTVGRPPQEDTVFGAFIHELTADLVPTVFNGVREVHAVDQAGVHPLLLAIGSERYVPYAAERQPQELITCGLSLLGTTQTSLSKYVLIAAHEDAPDLHTHDFPRFFRHMLERTDLTRDLHYITRTTIDTLDYTGISLNQGSKLIWAACGPRKRPLCESLPTGFSLPQGFSDARLFMPGVAVVQGPRHTAARDEHDNAMFRLAEHLHGIQGRDGEGQQVPLAGLPLVVVADDAAFTAKDWDNFLWVTFTRSDPATDMYGAGAFTHCKHWGCAGPLIIDARLKSFHAPPLEEDPEITRRVDTLAAPGGPLHGIL, encoded by the coding sequence GTGCGATACAAAAACATGCAGCAGCTTCTGGCCGATCTGGAACGGACCGGCCAACTCATCCGCGTTACGCAGGAAGTGGACCCCTACCTCGAAGTGGCGGAAATCCAGCGCCGCGCATACCGGGCCAAGGCTCCTGCCATCCTTTTCACCCGCGTCAAGGGCACCACGTTTCCCATGGTGTGCAATGTATTCGGCACCATGGAGCGCACCCGGTGGATATTCCGCGACTCACTCCGCGCTCTGGAGGGTGTTTTCGCGCTCAAGGTCAACCCGTTCGACTTCTTCAAGCAGCCGTGGCGCTATGCCGGAGTCCCGCGCGCCGTCTACTCCACCATGCCCAAGAAGGTGCGCACCGGCCCGGTGATGGAAGCCGAAACCACGGTTTCCAAGCTCCCGCAACTCTATTCATGGCCCATGGACGGCGGCGGTTACGTCACCCTTCCGCAGGTGTATACAGAAAGCCCTGACAAGCCCGGATTCATGAGTTCCAACATCGGCATGTACCGGGTGCAGCTCACCGGGCCTTCGTTTGAAACGGACAAAGAAGTGGGCCTGCACTACCAGATTCATCGCGGCATAGGCTACCATCACGCAGAAGCACTGCGCCGGGGGCAGCCGCTCAAGGTAAACGTATTCGTGGGCGGTCCTCCCGCCATGACCCTTGCCGCCATTATGCCCCTGCCGGAAGGCATTGCAGAAATCCTCTTTGCCGGTGCGCTGGCCGGATTCCGCATTCCCATGATCCACAGGCCCGGAGAACTGCCCATGCTTGCCGAGGCCGACTTCTGCATCTGCGGCACGGTGCACCCCGGTGAACAGAAACCGGAAGGCCCCTTCGGCGACCATCTGGGCTACTACAGCCTTGCCCACGATTTCCCTCTCATGCGCGTGGATGCCGTCTACCACCGCAAGGACGCCGTATGGCCCTTCACCACCGTAGGCCGCCCCCCGCAGGAAGACACGGTGTTCGGGGCATTCATCCACGAACTCACTGCCGACCTCGTTCCCACGGTCTTCAACGGCGTGCGCGAGGTGCATGCCGTGGATCAGGCCGGGGTGCATCCCCTGCTGCTGGCCATAGGCAGCGAACGCTACGTGCCCTACGCTGCGGAGCGCCAGCCGCAGGAACTCATCACCTGCGGGCTCTCCCTGCTGGGCACCACGCAGACATCACTCTCCAAGTACGTGCTCATTGCAGCGCACGAAGATGCGCCAGATCTGCACACGCACGATTTTCCCCGCTTCTTCAGGCACATGCTGGAGCGCACCGACCTTACCCGTGACCTGCACTACATTACCCGCACCACCATAGACACGCTGGATTATACAGGCATAAGCCTCAATCAGGGCTCCAAGCTCATCTGGGCGGCATGCGGCCCGCGCAAACGCCCCCTGTGCGAATCCCTGCCCACCGGGTTCTCGCTGCCCCAGGGCTTTTCCGATGCCCGCCTGTTCATGCCCGGAGTAGCCGTGGTGCAGGGTCCCCGCCACACGGCCGCGCGGGATGAACACGACAACGCCATGTTCAGGCTGGCGGAACATCTGCACGGTATCCAGGGCAGAGATGGCGAAGGACAGCAAGTCCCGCTCGCAGGCCTGCCCCTTGTGGTGGTGGCAGACGATGCGGCCTTTACCGCCAAGGACTGGGACAACTTCCTGTGGGTCACCTTCACCCGCTCGGACCCGGCAACAGATATGTACGGCGCGGGTGCCTTCACCCACTGCAAACACTGGGGATGCGCCGGGCCGCTCATCATTGATGCCCGCCTCAAGTCCTTCCATGCTCCGCCTCTGGAAGAAGACCCGGAAATCACCCGCCGCGTAGACACCCTTGCTGCGCCGGGCGGCCCCCTGCACGGAATACTCTGA
- a CDS encoding tetratricopeptide repeat protein, whose amino-acid sequence MDIDTFRGVHSTREADRTTKPHGGAVTRKRYWLVWDEMAESGTVTVQPLSAALEPAGAKRIITREEFTAQYTPEPGMVPSLARTQDADAGAREPAKGQAVSRSEHRQTIALDDLDFLDREAEMGLAAPTAAGERPPLDGPSEEKEREMRADFGMGLVYLKQGDSRKALRIFEKLLEERELVPGHKHMFTDFGISLRKSSLLEMALKHHLKVVELSGEDDHAHHNVARIYFELGDESSAVRYLKKSLELNPELSCSERFMRFIRKKRGGGGPIKLDM is encoded by the coding sequence TTGGATATAGATACCTTTCGCGGTGTGCACTCCACGCGGGAAGCCGACCGCACCACGAAGCCCCACGGAGGCGCAGTAACCCGTAAGCGGTATTGGCTTGTGTGGGACGAGATGGCCGAATCCGGCACGGTGACGGTGCAGCCGCTCTCTGCCGCTCTTGAGCCTGCGGGTGCCAAGCGTATCATCACGCGGGAGGAGTTTACGGCTCAGTATACGCCGGAACCGGGTATGGTGCCCTCGCTTGCGCGGACGCAGGATGCCGATGCCGGGGCGCGGGAACCCGCCAAGGGGCAGGCGGTGTCACGTTCCGAGCACAGGCAGACCATTGCACTGGACGACCTCGATTTTCTGGACCGCGAAGCGGAGATGGGTCTTGCCGCTCCCACCGCTGCCGGGGAGCGGCCACCTTTGGACGGCCCCTCCGAGGAGAAGGAGCGGGAGATGCGTGCCGACTTTGGCATGGGGCTTGTCTATCTGAAGCAGGGAGACAGCCGGAAGGCATTGCGGATATTTGAAAAACTTTTGGAAGAGCGGGAGCTTGTGCCCGGCCACAAGCACATGTTCACGGATTTTGGAATCAGCCTGCGCAAGAGCAGCCTGCTTGAGATGGCGCTTAAACACCATCTCAAGGTAGTGGAACTGAGCGGGGAGGATGATCACGCCCATCACAATGTGGCGCGGATCTATTTTGAGCTGGGCGACGAGAGCAGCGCCGTGCGCTATCTGAAGAAATCGCTTGAACTGAATCCTGAGCTTTCATGCTCCGAGCGTTTTATGCGGTTTATCCGCAAAAAGCGCGGCGGCGGTGGTCCCATAAAGCTGGATATGTAG
- a CDS encoding heavy metal translocating P-type ATPase, giving the protein MQPAGGVSSRALRMPVRGMTCAVCAGRIEKVVGRMEGVEAASVNLASELLDVRFLPDAVTPEAIAERVRAIGFEALLPASQGAEDPEDGDVLRFAIRGMTCAACSARIQRVVGGMDGVDGVEVSLATDTATVRVRPGTVHRELVDAIVARVAQMGFEAQYLTHGPGDVASMWEMQQKETAGRLAAMKARLVPAFAFALPLLVLTMGEMLGMPLPQAISPHHNPLGFALVQLALVLPVMWSGREFYRVGFRNLAQLAPNMDSLIAVGTGAAFVYSLWNTLEIALAGSHAPRNMELAMDLYFEAAAVLIALVSLGKYFETRSRAHTSDAIRGLMELTPDTAILLQAGEQKEIAIAEVHRGDLLLVKPGERIPVDGTITDGRSAVDESMLTGESLPVSKTAGDTVAGGTMNMNGALTMQADRVGADTVLARIIRLVQDAQGSKAPIANMADRVSLYFVPTVMALAVVSGLAWLLAGAEPVFALRIFIAVLVIACPCAMGLATPTSVMVGTGRGAQLGVLIKNGAALEAASKVKTLVFDKTGTLTHGKPELVAVVPLGEFAPGGGEDAGGVVLRMAASLESVSEHPLAAAVVRGARERGLELMPVRDFEAVPGKGVQGVVDGRTVRIGNEAFVLPQEEGTLSAQGAEGRVAGDVRDGMDEQANMGRTPLLVSVDGKVAALLSVADTLKQEAPGVVRRLKDMGIAVVMLTGDNARTARAVAAEAGIDEVIAGVMPDQKDAAIAALQEKSAGVGMVGDGINDAPALARADVGIAMGTGIDVAVEAGDIVLMKGALGGVLTALALSRATVANIRQNLFWAFGYNVLGIPVAMGVLYALFDGPTLSPMIAGGAMALSSVSVVSNALRLRFFKE; this is encoded by the coding sequence ATGCAGCCTGCCGGGGGTGTGTCTTCCAGAGCGCTGCGGATGCCCGTGCGGGGCATGACCTGCGCGGTGTGCGCGGGACGCATAGAGAAGGTGGTGGGAAGAATGGAGGGAGTGGAGGCTGCCTCCGTGAATCTGGCCTCCGAACTGCTGGACGTTCGTTTTCTGCCGGACGCAGTGACGCCGGAAGCCATTGCGGAGCGGGTGCGGGCCATAGGGTTTGAGGCTCTGCTGCCTGCGTCGCAGGGGGCTGAAGATCCGGAGGATGGGGATGTTCTGCGTTTCGCCATACGCGGCATGACCTGCGCAGCCTGCTCCGCACGTATACAGCGCGTGGTGGGGGGGATGGATGGTGTGGATGGCGTGGAGGTGAGTCTTGCCACGGATACCGCCACAGTGCGGGTCCGTCCCGGCACGGTGCACCGTGAACTGGTGGATGCCATTGTGGCGCGTGTGGCCCAGATGGGATTTGAAGCGCAGTATCTGACGCACGGTCCGGGCGATGTGGCCTCCATGTGGGAGATGCAGCAGAAAGAGACGGCAGGCCGCCTTGCGGCCATGAAGGCGCGGCTGGTTCCCGCCTTTGCCTTTGCGCTGCCGCTGCTGGTGCTCACCATGGGCGAGATGCTGGGGATGCCGTTGCCGCAGGCAATCTCTCCGCACCATAATCCGTTAGGGTTCGCACTGGTGCAGCTTGCGCTTGTGCTCCCCGTTATGTGGTCCGGAAGGGAATTTTACCGTGTGGGGTTTCGCAATCTGGCGCAACTGGCCCCGAACATGGATTCGCTCATTGCCGTAGGAACCGGAGCAGCCTTTGTTTACAGCCTGTGGAACACGCTAGAGATAGCTCTTGCCGGGTCCCACGCTCCGAGAAACATGGAGCTGGCCATGGACCTGTATTTTGAGGCGGCGGCCGTGCTTATTGCCCTTGTTTCGCTGGGCAAATATTTTGAAACGCGATCGCGGGCGCATACCTCTGACGCCATCAGGGGGCTTATGGAGCTGACACCCGACACTGCCATACTGCTGCAGGCAGGCGAACAGAAAGAGATTGCCATTGCAGAAGTGCACCGGGGCGATCTGCTGCTGGTGAAGCCGGGCGAGCGTATCCCCGTGGACGGTACGATCACGGACGGGCGTTCCGCCGTGGATGAGTCCATGCTAACGGGGGAATCGCTCCCCGTTTCCAAGACAGCGGGGGATACCGTGGCCGGTGGCACCATGAATATGAACGGCGCACTGACCATGCAGGCAGACCGCGTGGGCGCGGACACGGTGCTGGCCCGTATCATCCGGCTGGTGCAGGACGCACAGGGCTCCAAGGCTCCCATCGCCAACATGGCGGACCGGGTGAGCCTGTATTTTGTACCTACGGTTATGGCACTGGCCGTGGTTTCCGGCCTGGCTTGGCTTCTGGCTGGGGCGGAGCCTGTTTTTGCATTGCGCATTTTCATTGCTGTGCTGGTCATAGCCTGCCCCTGTGCCATGGGCCTAGCAACGCCCACATCCGTGATGGTGGGCACGGGGCGCGGTGCACAGCTTGGCGTGCTTATCAAGAACGGGGCCGCACTTGAGGCGGCAAGCAAGGTGAAGACCCTTGTGTTTGACAAGACAGGCACGCTCACCCACGGCAAGCCGGAGCTTGTGGCTGTTGTACCGCTTGGCGAGTTCGCACCGGGGGGGGGAGAGGATGCGGGAGGCGTTGTGTTGCGCATGGCGGCATCGCTGGAGTCTGTTTCCGAGCATCCGCTGGCGGCGGCTGTTGTGCGGGGCGCCCGCGAGAGGGGGTTGGAACTGATGCCCGTGCGTGATTTTGAGGCTGTTCCGGGAAAGGGCGTTCAGGGGGTGGTGGACGGCAGGACGGTCCGCATTGGCAATGAAGCCTTTGTCTTGCCGCAGGAAGAAGGGACGCTGAGCGCGCAGGGTGCGGAGGGCAGGGTCGCCGGAGACGTACGGGATGGTATGGACGAGCAGGCGAACATGGGAAGGACACCGCTGCTGGTTTCCGTGGACGGAAAGGTGGCTGCGCTGCTTTCTGTTGCGGACACATTGAAGCAGGAAGCCCCCGGCGTGGTGCGCAGGCTGAAAGACATGGGCATAGCCGTTGTCATGCTTACGGGTGACAATGCGCGTACTGCGCGTGCTGTGGCTGCGGAGGCGGGCATTGATGAGGTTATTGCCGGTGTGATGCCCGACCAGAAGGATGCCGCCATTGCCGCCTTGCAGGAAAAGAGCGCAGGCGTAGGCATGGTGGGCGATGGCATAAACGATGCGCCCGCGCTTGCCCGCGCCGATGTGGGAATAGCCATGGGCACGGGCATAGACGTGGCTGTGGAGGCGGGAGACATAGTGCTCATGAAGGGCGCGCTCGGCGGTGTGCTCACCGCGCTGGCCCTCAGCCGAGCCACGGTGGCGAATATACGCCAGAACCTGTTCTGGGCGTTCGGATACAACGTGCTGGGCATTCCCGTGGCCATGGGGGTGTTGTATGCATTGTTTGACGGACCGACTCTTTCTCCCATGATTGCGGGCGGGGCCATGGCCCTGAGTTCTGTTTCCGTGGTGTCCAATGCGCTGCGGCTGCGATTTTTTAAGGAATAG
- a CDS encoding winged helix-turn-helix domain-containing protein — protein MHIYLASSAHEIISFAQEGLRNSPFTLVLVDSAQDLAKHLSQPVPSATVMLDMNFPHAHEAAEHLHETARRSQPVPLALLTDSKHPMPNEPAVPPHAVRIRKPFCIASLELGTSLAGRAAKGLPHEMLESGDIRLVPATGAAYRQGRALRPHPREALLLEAFMRAPGQILSRETILHKFFDYTAHPRPNLVDVLACRLRSRLHGGFGKPVLFTVRGSGYVFRP, from the coding sequence ATGCATATTTATCTTGCCTCATCCGCGCACGAGATCATTTCTTTCGCTCAAGAAGGGCTGCGCAATTCCCCCTTCACCCTTGTGCTTGTGGATTCCGCTCAGGATTTGGCAAAGCATCTTTCCCAGCCCGTGCCATCCGCCACGGTCATGCTGGATATGAACTTTCCCCATGCGCACGAGGCAGCGGAACACCTGCACGAAACGGCCCGCCGCTCCCAGCCGGTGCCGCTGGCACTTCTGACCGATTCCAAGCATCCCATGCCCAACGAACCAGCCGTTCCGCCACACGCGGTGCGCATACGCAAGCCTTTCTGCATCGCTTCGCTGGAACTGGGAACCTCACTGGCGGGCAGGGCCGCAAAGGGCTTGCCCCACGAGATGCTGGAATCGGGCGATATCCGCCTTGTTCCCGCCACAGGTGCCGCCTACCGTCAGGGCAGGGCACTGCGTCCCCACCCGCGCGAGGCACTGCTTCTGGAAGCCTTTATGCGCGCACCGGGGCAGATACTTTCCCGCGAGACCATTCTGCACAAGTTTTTCGATTACACGGCCCATCCGCGTCCCAATCTTGTGGATGTTCTGGCCTGCCGCCTGCGGTCGCGGCTGCACGGCGGCTTCGGCAAACCCGTGCTGTTTACCGTACGCGGCAGCGGTTACGTTTTCCGCCCCTAA